Part of the Nostoc sp. ATCC 53789 genome, TGCGCCAAGTAATAGATAAGTGAGTACAAAAAATATATCGCCTACAGACACATCTGGTTCATCTTTTAACACTATTTCGGTATATCCGAAAATTATCCCCCCAACGAAATAGGAAAGCATACCTAACCCAATTAAGAGCCAGACATTTCGCCCACTGACGATTTGTGGACTCAGCCAGTTCCTCAAGCATAAGATACTGGCACCCAAATAAGCTAAAGCTTCAAAAATATTTGTACCAATCACATACCACTCGGCCCGGCTTTCTATGCCATCAGCTCCGGGAACTTTGGCACTAAACAACAAAAAGTATAGCAGTGCTAGTACGGCCCAGCCAATATTAGCTAAGACAATGTTCTGAGTATTGAAAATGGATTTAGAAAGGAACGAATTCTCGTAAGAGTTATTCATAGGAATTGACTATGTAGATGCACTCTGGCAGTATTTTGAGTTAAAGGACTGTATATATAGCAGTGTGTCTGCCGATAATACACAATCGGACACCAAAAGCAAGTACCAGTGGCCGGAATTTTGTTAAAATTTTCCATGCTACTGCCACAGTTTACCCAGTGGCGATTGATTTAGCCAACTGATAAATAGCAATCGCTCGGCTTCTGGCATATCTTCTAGCTTATAAATCACTTGTTTGGTAAAATTGCCATTGCCAAAATATGCTTTTCCTAATCGATGCAATTCTTGTAATAAAGTAACTACATGATTTTCCTGCCAATCAGGTATTTTGGCAGTTGGCAAAGGATTGGTAGATACCAAATATTTAACTGCTTCTAGGGAAGATGCTTGAGGAAATTGCTTTTGCTTTAATACTTCCGCAATATCTTTCTCAAATAATGCAGCTTGTTTAGCACCTAAAAACTCTTCAATGTCGATAGAAACACCCTGTAACAGCAAAATACTGGCTTGGACTAAAATCGCCGTTTTGCCATGACCACCTGTATCACTATCCAGCTGCTCTAAACGGATTTTACCCCAGACGCTAAAGCGTTCGGGTTCCTCCAGCAAAACACAGGCTTTACCCCGGTTATCCGTTAATTCTCTCCATAAGGCTCTAGCTTCTTCTTCTTGACTAGCTTTGAAAACACTAATCAAGCGAAAAGTCTGCCCTTGATAATTGAGGATCGGCACCTGCTGATCCTTTTTTGGGTGCTGAATGCTTGATATTTCAACATCCTGCCGTTTGAGAATAAACATGGCACTAGCAAATAACTCCTCACAGGGGCACTCTTAATATGGAATATATAATGGCATTTGGCAGTATCGCCAAGGCTGAAATTACCTAGCGTACTGTGAAAATGGGCCTAGCGATCGCCAGATTCTTCCCGAAGGTAGCCACCCAGAGGGCATTGGCGTTAACAGGCAAATAACCCCTTGACAACTCAATATATCTAAACCGATACTCCATCTGTTTCGTTTTTGGTGTAAATTGACTAGCTAGCGACTAGCATCTTAGCCTTGCTAGTGGTAAATCTGCAATTTTTGATTGCTTCTTGGTAAGTAAAGACGATATAATAGTGTAGGTGACTCCTTCAGGAGCCATTATTTTGTTTTGGGCGCGTAGCTCAGTGGATAGAGCAATTGCCTTCTAAGCAATCGGTCGCAGGTTCGAACCCTGCCGCGCTCGTTTTAACTCAATATGAACCCTCAAGCGGTGTGAAGTGATATGATGATTTCCGCGTTTGAGGGTTCGTTATTGCTGCATCATACCAAGAACAAAGGTGATATAGCGTTTCCTAGTCTAGTTAGGTACAGTAACAACAATGAGTAAACCAGCCTTCGATATCTTTTAAAGATACTTTATTAAAAGCTTCTTCAACGGCTTTCGCTAAATCTGGATAATTTTTGGCACCGATAGAACGTAGTATGTTCAGAGTTTTGGAACTAACTTTTGAGAGATAAATGCCTCAAATGTGAGTCCATCTGTTGCACCAATCAGACTAATTTGGGTAATTATACCTCTAAAACCGATAGCACCAATCAAGGAGACATTTTTTCCTCGCTTAATAG contains:
- a CDS encoding transposase, whose protein sequence is MLAKNLIFIDESGINLSLVRLFARAPKGKQARGERPIKRGKNVSLIGAIGFRGIITQISLIGATDGLTFEAFISQKLVPKL
- a CDS encoding Npun_F0813 family protein; this translates as MFILKRQDVEISSIQHPKKDQQVPILNYQGQTFRLISVFKASQEEEARALWRELTDNRGKACVLLEEPERFSVWGKIRLEQLDSDTGGHGKTAILVQASILLLQGVSIDIEEFLGAKQAALFEKDIAEVLKQKQFPQASSLEAVKYLVSTNPLPTAKIPDWQENHVVTLLQELHRLGKAYFGNGNFTKQVIYKLEDMPEAERLLFISWLNQSPLGKLWQ